The sequence GCTGAAACACTAAACCCAAACCCTAAAACATTTCTCTAAAAAGGAACTTTTGGAAATCAATGTCTTTGTATGCTACAGACATCAGACAGAGAGGAACACTTAAGTGTTTGATGGTGGCTTTTGAaggtaaagagaaaaaaaaaaccaaaaccaaaacaatgcCAAAAGCCATTTCCACAACAAAGGATCTTGCCTTCTAGAAATACTGGTAAGATTACACACTGGGCTTGTTATTTTTCACGTTCAATTTTCTAAATATACTGTATTAGTGATAAACTACATAACTAGAGATGCAGCTCTTGTTCATATCCAACTTCAAACATTTGTTCTGAAGGAAACTGAAATTTTGTAACCAAACCACTATCCATTCTGAGGAAGGAGTGATTCAGACTTGCTTGACCAACCGCTTTTTTGCTGTgtaaaaagcaagcaagcctGGTAACCCAGGGAGATGGCTACAGTTTGATACCTATGAATACACCAACTAACCACAGGAGTCATTGGCATAAAAGTTTAGTTCTTATATACTGTACACACACAACTCGAAACAATCTAATTGTATCTAACAGCAGGAAAACTAAGCAACTTTATGGTTAACTGCTCACTAAAATTGAGAATAGATACAAAAAACTGCATAAAATGTACACACGACCTAATATTTAGTTGCTCTGCTGTTTGCTGAAATCTGAATTTAGATCTTGCGTTTCAAGGTGGGTTTTTCCCTCACATtcagcaccagcagccagggcagaggcagTGAAGCCTCTGTCCCGAGGGGTCACAACACTGCACAGGCTCTGAGCGAGCTCTAAGACCAGCTCTCTGCCCATGTCGTACATGCAAGGTTAGTACCATCTCTCCAGACTGCAGGCTAAAGAGAAATCTCCCAAATCTCCCTCCACAGAGCTCCATGTGCCAacctgctggtgctggtggccacGGAGAACACTGAAACCTGCCCTGGAGCCATGGAAACAAACTGCCAGTCTGATTTCCCAGCAGCCAGTGTTGCACTACAGCTGtccagttttcctttttctcacaaAGTTTATAGAGTTGAAGAACCAGTTAAAAAGCTGGTTTAACTGCCCAGCACAAACTGGTACCAATTTCTCTATGGGTGTGACATTTGTAAAAGGACAATGTTGCAAGTTACGATCAATCAAGTCATCACCAAATATCTaagcattaaaaatgcaaatcttTACAAAAATATACATAGAGACACCACAACCGAATCAGTAGCTGCCCATGACATTTAACCAAGTGGACaatctccctctctctctctctgtggctTCTCAACACTGTTTTAATTTCAACCATTGTCGGCTACAGGGAAAActgacaaagaaaatattttttagcaCTGTTGCAACATCATATTCCTGATAATTTAAGTAAACTGAACTGTGTGTAAATGAATCTCACATGCCTAAACCAACATGGATACACTGCTAGTGGCCACTGGACTTGGGACTAGTCCAAGACCTCGATCTGGATTTTGACCTAGATCTAGAATGTGATCTTGACTGTGATTTGGATCTAGCTGGTTCTTTTTTTCTCGACTCCTTCTCATATCTTGAGCTGGACTTATAGTGTGTTTTAGAATCTGTTTTAGAGGTGCCTCTAGATTTGGTGTGAGATGCAGACCTAGACCGTGATTTAGCCTTCATTTCTTTCTTGGGCTGTGACTTGGATCGTGATCTTGAATTGGACTTAGATCTTGAAAAAGATCGATTGCGGTGTTTGAACCTATCAGAAtaaaggggagagaggagattTGAATGTAAAAACACTATTCTTAGACATCTAGTACATCAAAAATTGTTTACCGTTTTTGCAggagaaactttttttttaaacctataGTTAAAGGAATACAGTGATCTAGCTTGCAATTTAAAGGGTGTAAAAAGTGGTTTTTTACCTATCATTGTCCGAATGGCTTCTGCTACGACGAGGTCTTCCAGTAGGTCTACTGCTAAAAAGGTACATCAGAAAAAGTAAACGGTGACAAATACCTACGTAAATGTACAAATGCTTAACACTTAATTCTATTTTCAAGCTGTGCATTTGCTTTTAGTTATTCTCCAATGCAGCACAGAATCGTTTCATTCATTACTCCTGATCAGATGCAGCATGCAAGGTACGCAACTCCCAGCGGTTACTCccacaatagaaaaaaaaaaaaaaaaaaagattattccGAAGCGTAACAATTAAATAGTCAGCGTGGTGTGTCTGTGCTGTGCAGCTGAGGCCAGCCCCACACACTACACTTACTTTCTGGGACTATAGGATCTTCTGTAGCTGTAATCAAAGGAGCGACTCCTCGACCGTCTGCGCTCGTAGCTGCGACTCCGAGACCGCCTGTATCTGTCATAGTCATCGTAACGAGAAGAACTGTACAGGTTTCTCCCTTCCTTGGCTTTCATTTGGTTTGGTGCTGTAAAAATAGCAATATTTACAGGTGAGGAAGATGCCCTACTTATTGCCCTCACGGTCTAAGCCATGCATTTGGTGTTCAGCAGAAAGGTTCATTTGGGATTTGATGTTTATgaagggacaggtgagaggCTGCTCTGTCCACTTGTTTTGTGCTGCTTGAGCCACTGGACACAAATTAATGCAGCCTTGGGGGCACTGTAAATctagaaagcaaaacaaacaaaaaaaaaaaccctcaaaaccaGTTAGAAAGGACTAATTCTCTATAAAACCAGAACACAGAGCTGCCCAAGGTGATTTCAGGCCAGCTGGAAACTGGTATGGCTGGTCAGACCCATGACTGACACATTCTGACATTCCTGAATTTACCCAATGAGTGAAAGCTAATTAAACACTTTTTCCTGACTGCACAGCACCATCATCACACCTGATCCACAGCTGTCTTCAATGATTAAAGGCCCAGCTTATACAAAAGCTTTGCTGGATGCCACACAAAGGGAAGTCTGATTCAAAAGGAACCCCTCAGTATAACAATTCACTTTCACTCTACAGCTTGGTTATTAAAGTAATTAAGAATGAATGAAACTATTAGTCTTCCACTGTATTTCCTCTAAGCAGCACAGCTATCCTTCCTCTGTATCAAATTCAAACCCAAAGACCATGCTCTAAGTATTTTAAACACGCTGGAACAAACATCCTCTGTACTAAACGGCTTCAAATTTTAAGTTTTTAGAGCTGCTTGCAAGACATTAAGGTGGatttagttaatttttttccgAAACTTGTCAGAAATCCCAATGTTTATACACACAGGGCAGAAACTTGTCCTTTGGAGTGTAGAATTTCCATTGACTCCATTGAAGTTAATTGTGAGGACTCGAGGGAGAACTGGACAGTCAGGTTGTTTCCCTGAGAGCTGTAACTAAAGACCTTTAAGTTCTTTTTATTCCCAGGCATCACATGAGTATTACAGTCCTGGTTTAGACCAACAGGGCTGAGCCAGGTTTTACAAATTTGTATCTCCCTGCAAATGAAGACTATGCACACAAACAACAGTTTAAAAGACCTAAATTCTCTTTACATTTATCTGTTCAAAAAACACAAGTTCTGCTCCACCTTAAATCGAGATAACTTGAAACTGACTTTTATCATGAAgccaaaagaaaatgaagacatGACCTCAATCCTGGAAATCACACAGAGCTGCACAGAAAGCTCTGAAGAAGACTGTGGTGACTGCTGTACTTAGTTAGCCATTTATAATTAAACGAGTCATTAGCAGTTACTGGATGAAAGGCAGAACATCCACGTGCTATTTATACACAATCAGAGCATTTCACAACAATTAGCAGCACGTGCAGTGCTGGGTGCTGACACCCAGGCTAAATCCAGGGAGAGAGAAAATCCAGGCACTTACTCTTGCGGTCCCCCTGTGCAAACTGGATTTCTATTTGCCGACCACAAATCCACTTTCGATCCAAATTATGGAGAGCATCTTCTGCATCACGGACATCTTCAAATGTGGCCAGTGTTAAGGTACTTGGGAATTTGAGCAGTTTAACAGATTtggtatttaaaataaaaaatttcaagttattttctcattttacagCCACGTTTTAAGTTTTTTTGTCATGATACTCTACACactagtgttttttttttttaattaaccaCCAGCTATCTGAGAACTCctattataaaattaaaatcttgtAATATGACTATGAATTTATCCATCAGCAAGCACTTGCTATGTGATACtcttaactttttttcttctcccactTGTACTtatgcaaagaaaacaaaggtaTCCTTTCAAAACACACTTGTTAATGGTCATTTAGTTCTCTCCACTACATTGAGTTTATTAAAATTAAGCCCTAGTTCTTAAATTATGTTGAAGATACCAACAGTAACTGTTAATTATTAACTTTGGAATTGGAATAAAGGTTTCCTTTTCTGGTTTAAACAACTGATTTTAGGTTTAACTGATGTCGTGTCACAGCCCTGTGTGCAGAGCCTCCCCAGTGTGAGAGAAGAGCAGACTCTGGGAGCCCTGcactgccactcagggccaagGTACAGTGACAGACGTTTGTTTTAACGCTGGAATTTACACCCTTAATTCCAGCTTGTGGGACCCAAAACAATGAGCTGCCTTTCCCCTCCAGGCCACTCATTTCTCAGCAGCATCATCTCTGCAGGAGAGAAACTTCCATTTCATTCAGACCACAGTTACAGTAGCACTCACAAGAGAAATATTACAGGTTTTGTCTGGACTAAACCAGAATAATTCATCAAATTACTGCTTACATGACAGACAGAAGAGAAACTGTTATTCTGTAGGATACATCAGGTATGACTCCTTTAATCTTGGCCACCATTCAACTTCATCTTGACCTTTAACTCTTTAAGTGCTTGTCAGAAGGACTTGTCATGAGATGCTTGGCCAAAAATGACAGATGGCTTTATCTTTAACTTTGAAAAACAaccttttcccccttttgtAGATAAAGCGAAGCTTTGTCTCCCATTATGGCTTGTCCTTCTTCcagcttttctttattttttcttttcccaaactCTCCCTTCTCTTCAAGCCTGATCCTTAAGAGGTCTTTGGCTTGTCTACTTGCCTTAATTGTTGAACTCTACTCTAAAGGTTCTTTCATGCTTTCTCTTTGGGGTCGCCATTACTGTACAGCTTTACATTCTGAGGCAACAACAGAGGACAGCAAATTAGGGGACAATATTAAAGAAAGAAGTTCACCTCATTTTTTACACAATCTGATTTTGATCAAGTGATTCCAGTTTCCATTTCTTAAATTAACAATGAACAGCAGCCACATTTTGCTAAGCACAACTTTACTTACACACCAGTGATAATAAAAACGTGCTAGACAATTTTGAGTCAGTgataaattttcatttaaatcatAGAGTATTAATTTCAGCGACATAAGCAAGCTTTTAGATTACTGGACTTAAGTTTtgcaaaaaaggcaaagaacAATTGAGAGAAGTTAATCTTCAAAAATAACGAAACACCACGACATAAGTAAGACACTTATTAGATACAACACAAAAGTAAACTGCTTTTTCATTTAGATTGGTTACCTCTTACACAAACTTGAATTTCAAACTTCAACACCCCTCACTAATGAGCCATCTGAAGAAAGGATATTGAACATAGGCAAATCCTCTGGGACGACGGGTGTAGAAGTCAAGTGGAACGTAAACATCAACTATAGGCCCATAACGACCAAACTCCCGGCGCAAGTCTTCGGACCTGCAACACCACAAACACCTGATATGGCTTCGGCACTGCCTGAGGTGCCACAAAACAGCcaccaaaatgaaacaaaacaagcaagaaTCAAATCTACAATTGATATCACCATCCCTGGTTTTTGGACGCATCTGGTGGAGGATGAAAGTAGGAAAATGTTTCTTGGGGGGAAAAGGTGTTTGGGCAGTTCCCTGTTGGCAGCACACGGAGCTTTTCTGAAACACTCAAGTCTCAGGATGCTCAAGATACACCCAGGCAGTTTGAAACCAGCCTTCAGCTTAACCCTCAAATAAAAATGTAACCTGAGAAGTGATCCACAGCAGTTCACTCACTGCAGCCAGGACTGGCACAAAGTGAAAGAAAGGATTGTTAAATTATCGTTATGATGATTCAAGTACCTCGACAGGGATTTTGCAACACACAAACATCAATTAGGAGATCCAAATAAACATTATGAGACCAAACCAGTCACCCGAACTCATTTCCATAGAATAATCAATACTTACAACCACATCAAACAGAACGGATCTCAGTGAGCAGCCAGTCATGCCCTCGGGGTAGTTTTTCCAAAGAGTTGGCTTTAGAGAGCTGAGACAAAACTGTTCAGCTGCTCCTACCCCTGGAACAGCAGCCTCTCCTCAACAGAGGCTTCTTACTCACATCAGCTCCTCACGTTTAATTTGAGGACAAAAGCCTGCATGAGAAGATCGATGCAATACTGTATTTGGGTGGTATGGGAGAGTTACTACTGGTTTTTagtatttcttcctttctcttgcACCAGCTGGGAAACAAGTCTCCGCAGTcagtgctggcagaggggaACGACCACCAGCATGGAGATCTCACAATGAAACCAACCTCCAAGAACTCTGTGCTTAAGGTGAACCCTCAACAGGATCCACATCCTTGTAAAGACTTTGGAAGCAATCATCCTCAGGTATtcttaaagtaaaataaattattggaaaaatgaacaaattcacgggggaaaaaaaaaagtaaaaaatttaGTTTCATTCCATTCCATCGTGCCCACAGTAGTGTTGACTGCTGAACAACTTTGGTCCAAGTcgcccaggcagagctggaaaactcaCATTTTATAGAACTGGACCTTACAGGGATCTCCGTACAAATTCTACACAAAAATAACAACACAGGAGCGCTCTGACAAATGCATTCCGTGCCAACGATGCTCGGTAAATGTTCCACAGCTGATAGCAAACACCAAAGGTGTTTCTGGTCACTAACCTGCCCCAGGTGAAATGAGGAAAACCAGCAGCTCACTGGAAGCATATAAGGAATAAATAAGAACCTGTGCAACGTTCTGTTTTTGTCGCCTCAATTCCCTACGGGAAGTTCTCTCACCGCACGTGTTTAGTCCTTATGGGCTCTCGGAACCACGCGATCACAACGGAGACCAAGCACTGCTTCCCTCGGCTGCGGACCGAGCGTCCCGGGAGGCCCCGATACACAACAACCACGGCAGCAACATTCCAACTgcactggcagcagctcccacgCTAACGGGACCGGCCACGCCAGGAATTTTGGGCATAAATGCTCTATTTTCTGCCATCTAGCAGCAACACTGCATTTCCAGAGGAGCATCCCAAACGCCAGCGGCTGTCCAGCATCGCCCCGGTGGCACATCCCGCCCGGCTCTCCCGCTGGACACACTCCAAGGCGGCTGCGGGGAGTTTCACTTTGTTGCGGCCCAGCTTTGTTCTTTCTGGACGCTGTTTGGAAACGAACCCGCGTGGAGAGGCGGGGAACGAGCAGCATCGCGAGGAAAAtggaaggcagggcagggaggagaggcAAAGCGGGGGAAGGGAGCGGGCCGGGCTcgcccccttccctcccccggCTGCGGGGGGACCCCCGCGGCCGCGGCCTAGCGAGCCCGCCAAAGCCTGCGCGAGCCCCCGCTCCGCCCCCACTCACCGGGTGTCGTCGGCCACGTTCCGCACGAAGAGCGAGGTGTTGGGGGGCCGCAGGTAGCGGGACATGTCGGCGGCGCGGGGACAGacggcaggaaggagaggagggaaggaaggaggaaggaaggaaggagggagggaaggagcgAGCGCGGCCCGGGAGCGGCTGAGGCGACCCTGGGGGAGCTgcaccgcccgcccgcccgcgcgCCGCCTCTCGCGAGACTTCCCGGCgcgggggagaggggagggggggggggcggcTTCCGGCGAGAGCGAAGCGCGGCGCCAAAATCCTGCCCCGCTCCGCCAGCGCGCATGCGCCCCGGCGCCGCGCGGGAGCCCGCGGGCCCCATCCCCCGCCCCCCCCCGGCGCGCGCCGCGCATGCGCGCTGCCCTCCCCGCCCGTGGCCGCGGGGCCTCGCTTTTCCCGCCGAAAAGAGAGAGCGCGCGCGGGGCAAGATGGCGGCCGCGCCCCCGCCGTGAGGGCAGAGCGCGGCCCGGCCCTTGTGCAGCCGCCTCGGAGCGCCGGGGCTCCCTCCTGACACGGCCTCGGGCTGTAACGCCCTTCCCGAGGCTCGGGGGATCGCTGTCCTGTGGCCTCGCTGTTGCGAAATGTGGAGGCTGTACGAGTTCTGTTAAGGAAAAGATGCTCTTTGATGTTTTCATGCTTTCAAGCCTAATCAACAAGAAGGGAGGTGTAACCCGCGCAAACGGCAGCCAGCAAGCTTTAAGTGATGTGCCTGAGTTAGAATAACAGATTGGTAGAACTGCCTTGTTAAGGTTTAGGGCTGGACATGCTTCGATGATCTCAGGCCTAGGGGGAGGTTAACAAAGCTTGAGAAAAAAGGATGCCCGCTGATAGGGGACACAAAGAATGCAGAATTTATGGGCCATCTGGCAAGAACTCCCAAGGTAAGGAAGAAACTAATAAACCCAACTCAGCGACTGTGCTGAAATGGTCTCCATCTGggtaaaatgtaattttacatCTGGAGGGGCAGGTCATGACCACCAACCCACAGACCACTGGCCCAAAAGGAGAGAACAGGACTAATCAGCATGAGAAACAGCAGAATAATTAACCAACAGAAGATAGAATACTAATTCAGAACTATGTGACTTGTAGCCAAGGCACACtaattcctttgtttgctaaaatgtgTACATAGTAATAAATTTTGATCGTTGGTGTGCTCCATCTGTGGAATCCCACTGGGCCCCAACTGTGcaacactgaaataaatgacCAGTGTCTCTCTGGAGTGTGTAACTATTGTTGTACACGGAGTAATTAATCCAATTTTTGTGGAGAACACGGTTACCCGGAGCCCTGCTGAGCCCCAGGAGTTTTCATCAGACTGTTTGCACAGGACCAGCCCTTTCCATTAAAGCTGTTTGTGTGATGAAAACAATACAGGCGGTGGGTGGAGAGATTATTTCTCATCACGCTCGTGTGTGACTCACATAAAGGTGGATAAAAGGCCCACCTGACCCAACAGCCACAGGGTTTGGTGAAGAGTTCAATGAAAATATCTGCATTTTCATGTGAGGGATTTTCAGCAATCTTCTGCAGGGACAGAAAGACATCAAGCTGATGCTTGTGTCTGCCACCAGTGTATTTTCATCgttatttttaatattcatgAATGGAAACTGGTGGGAGGACATTGCTGTTCATATCTTGGCAATCTCACACTAAGAAGTGCCTGATTTTTGCAGGTTTGGAATGACAGATGACTCAAGTTTGAATGGAAGATGAAGTTCAGTCACTAACACAGGAGATGTGCAGACACAtacacttccaaaaaaaaaaaaaaaagaatttatgtGGTTTTATGTTCAGGTTCTGTGTGCAGGACTCGACAGAGAAGGGATGGGGATCTCTGACCAtgttttttgcatttaataTTTACCGTTAGCATTTTTCTGTATGCAAGCAGCAAGTAGAGTTGTTACCTTGTGCAGTATAAACACAGATCTGCTCACACAAATCATTAAAAGACCCTAAAAATCAAGACAAGAATGCACATCAGAGACTGGAATTGTGGTGGGAGTGCTTGGCAcaaagcaaaaaaggaaaaaaaatattttacacatATTCTGTAAAATTCATTCAAACAGTGAATTTACCAAAGAGTGGACTTTGATGGATAGAAATCCGTGCTGCCAGGATTACCTTGTCAGAGCTTGTCAGATTGGGAGTCAAAATTATGAACAAGATCCAAGTTGGATTATAAATACTCCAGTGGAGTCCTTCACAGAAAAATGCACTTGTTTTTGTGGAATAGTGAATCCAGAGCTACCATCCCAGCCTGTTAATGCCATCTAGGAATGCTAATTCCCTTGGGCCATGGGACACAGATCTCAGTCTGATCAAAATCCTTCAGGTTTTGACTGCTTCACATAAGGACCTGCACTGAATATTCCACCCAAACCTGGGGTGCCCCGTGGCAGAAGGACATTGCCAGAAGGATGGGAAAGATTGGCACCATTGCTGGAAAAATGAAATCATCGCACTAGTGAAGAAAGCCAGGTGAAgtgttcttttaattttttagaatttttgCCATTAGGATGACTTAGCATGAGTTTAAGTTCTAAATAAGGTTAGTGTGCTTTTAGTGTGTAGTATCTACAACAATCATTTTATGACGGGTTTGAAATGAGCAATGAAGGATCTCTGCCTTGGTTTAGAAATAAACCTGAAGTGTCTTGCATGTTCCATCCTCCAGTTTGCAGGTACAGCCTTTGCTCCTTGCAGACCTGCAGCATTCCGTGAATTTCCTGCTGGAAAACCACAGCGTGCGTGTGGTTTCAGGGTGTGTTTGCAGCAGTTACCCAGCAACTCCCACAGAGAAGGGTGCTGAGTTCTTGGGTGGCTTTTCCAGCGCCAGTGCCTTGAAGCagcctcctccttctcctcctcctcctccccctcacTGAGTTTTACCAGCCCTGATTTCTGTGCTGTTGATCTTATTTCTAACTCACATGGAATTTAATTCTGGCTGCAGGACTGTGCTTGGCattggagctgcctgggaagCAAAAAGAGCACAGTGATCCTTTATGCCAGTGAAACTCCCCCTGAGAACAGCCTTATCCCAGAATAAGAATACACTTCCCAAATTGCTTGTGTCACATTGTGTTGTTAACTAAAACACAACCTCTCCCCTCACAAACTGCTCTTCTGGCATGGGGAGATGGAAACTCAGCACTCTTCACTGGGATAAAACCTCCCAGTGAGGATTTGAAATGGCATTATCAGTCCAGCAACTTTGTTCATGGAGGTCTTGCACCTAAAACCAATTCTAACAAATCTGCAGCGACTTAAGTTATGAAATGGGGCTGCTGATATAATAATAGCATCTAATCAGCAGAGAAATGGTTCTAGGCACAGCCGTTGTGTGCTTTATACTTAAGAGAGACACAGGGTCTGAACAAAGTCTGGTTTACTTGAGCTTCACAAACTTGGGCCATGACAAGACACTGGGAGTTCACTGCAACTTGGAAGAATGTTTACTTCTCTTTGCTCTTGTAGTGCCTCTTAATTGTACTTTTGTGTAATTCAGTT is a genomic window of Anomalospiza imberbis isolate Cuckoo-Finch-1a 21T00152 chromosome 25, ASM3175350v1, whole genome shotgun sequence containing:
- the SRSF10 gene encoding serine/arginine-rich splicing factor 10 isoform X1, which codes for MSRYLRPPNTSLFVRNVADDTRSEDLRREFGRYGPIVDVYVPLDFYTRRPRGFAYVQFEDVRDAEDALHNLDRKWICGRQIEIQFAQGDRKTPNQMKAKEGRNLYSSSRYDDYDRYRRSRSRSYERRRSRSRSFDYSYRRSYSPRNSRPTGRPRRSRSHSDNDRFKHRNRSFSRSKSNSRSRSKSQPKKEMKAKSRSRSASHTKSRGTSKTDSKTHYKSSSRYEKESRKKEPARSKSQSRSHSRSRSKSRSRSWTSPKSSGH
- the SRSF10 gene encoding serine/arginine-rich splicing factor 10 isoform X3, with the translated sequence MVAKIKGVIPDVSYRITVSLLSVITLTLATFEDVRDAEDALHNLDRKWICGRQIEIQFAQGDRKTPNQMKAKEGRNLYSSSRYDDYDRYRRSRSRSYERRRSRSRSFDYSYRRSYSPRNSRPTGRPRRSRSHSDNDRFKHRNRSFSRSKSNSRSRSKSQPKKEMKAKSRSRSASHTKSRGTSKTDSKTHYKSSSRYEKESRKKEPARSKSQSRSHSRSRSKSRSRSWTSPKSSGH
- the SRSF10 gene encoding serine/arginine-rich splicing factor 10 isoform X2, encoding MSRYLRPPNTSLFVRNVADDTRSEDLRREFGRYGPIVDVYVPLDFYTRRPRGFAYVQFEDVRDAEDALHNLDRKWICGRQIEIQFAQGDRKTPNQMKAKEGRNLYSSSRYDDYDRYRRSRSRSYERRRSRSRSFDYSYRRSYSPRNRPTGRPRRSRSHSDNDRFKHRNRSFSRSKSNSRSRSKSQPKKEMKAKSRSRSASHTKSRGTSKTDSKTHYKSSSRYEKESRKKEPARSKSQSRSHSRSRSKSRSRSWTSPKSSGH
- the SRSF10 gene encoding serine/arginine-rich splicing factor 10 isoform X4, producing MSRYLRPPNTSLFVRNVADDTRSEDLRREFGRYGPIVDVYVPLDFYTRRPRGFAYVQFEDVRDAEDALHNLDRKWICGRQIEIQFAQGDRKTPNQMKAKEGRNLYSSSRYDDYDRYRRSRSRSYERRRSRSRSFDYSYRRSYSPRNSRPTGRPRRSRSHSDNDRFKHRNRSFSRSKSNSRSRSKSQPKKEMKAKSRSRGRTKL
- the SRSF10 gene encoding serine/arginine-rich splicing factor 10 isoform X5, producing MSRYLRPPNTSLFVRNVADDTRSEDLRREFGRYGPIVDVYVPLDFYTRRPRGFAYVQFEDVRDAEDALHNLDRKWICGRQIEIQFAQGDRKTPNQMKAKEGRNLYSSSRYDDYDRYRRSRSRSYERRRSRSRSFDYSYRRSYSPRNSRPTGRPRRSRSHSDNDRGRTKL
- the SRSF10 gene encoding serine/arginine-rich splicing factor 10 isoform X6, whose protein sequence is MSRYLRPPNTSLFVRNVADDTRSEDLRREFGRYGPIVDVYVPLDFYTRRPRGFAYVQFEDVRDAEDALHNLDRKWICGRQIEIQFAQGDRKTPNQMKAKEGRNLYSSSRYDDYDRYRRSRSRSYERRRSRSRSFDYSYRRSYSPRNRPTGRPRRSRSHSDNDRGRTKL